A single window of Rissa tridactyla isolate bRisTri1 unplaced genomic scaffold, bRisTri1.patW.cur.20221130 scaffold_33, whole genome shotgun sequence DNA harbors:
- the LOC128903440 gene encoding olfactory receptor 14C36-like, with protein sequence MYFFLLNLALLDLGCISTTLPKAMVNSFWHTRDISYSGCVTQVFVFVSFISAEFYLLTVMAYDRYVAICKPLHYGSLLGSRACVHMAAAAWGSGFLYALLHTANTFSIPLCQGNAVDQFFCEVPHILKLSCSDSDYFREAGLLVVSAFGFLGCFVFIVVSYVQIFRAVMRVPSQQGRHKAFSTCLPHLTVVSLFITTGVFSYLKPPSVSSSFLNLVVSFLYSVVPPAVNPLIYSMRNQELKDALRK encoded by the coding sequence atgtacttcttcctcctcaacctcgccctcctcgacctgggctgtatctccaccactctgcccaaagccatggtcAACTCCTTCTGgcacaccagggacatctcctactcAGGATGTGTTACACAAGTCTTTGTGTTTGTCAGCttcatctcagcagagttttatcttctgacagtcatggcctatgaccggtatgttgccatctgcaaacccctgcactatgggtccctcctgggcagcagagcttgtgtccacatggcagcagctgcctggggcagtggctttctctatgctctgctgcacacagctaatacattttcaatacctctctgccaaggaaatgctgtggaccagttcttctgtgaagtcCCCcacatcctcaagctctcctgctcagactcagactactTCAGGGAAGCTGGCCTTCTGGTGGTtagtgcttttggttttttgggatgttttgttttcattgtggtgtcctatgtgcagatcttcagggctgtgatgagggtcccctcacagcagggaagaCACAAAGcgttttccacgtgcctccctcacctgacCGTGGTTTCCCTGTTTATCACCACTGGGGTGTTTTCCTACCTGAAGCCGCCCTCCGTCTCCTCTTCATTCCTGAATCTAgtggtgtcatttctgtactcggtggtgcctccagcagtgaaccccctcatctacagcatgaggaaccaggagctcaaggatgccctgaggaaa
- the LOC128903435 gene encoding scavenger receptor cysteine-rich type 1 protein M130-like produces MGMEGLLSPRVLWLLLWVQLCRGAAEVKLEDGRGPCTGRVEVKHQGQWGTVCGISWDMDDAAVVCKQLRCGSAVKAHAEAHFGPGSGAIWMAVVECHGNESALSDCTDTEWIRQYCDHSRDAGVTCSGFVRLVGGDNPCSGRVEIHDRNKWKTVCDSAFGPKAADVVCRELQCGTALSVPGAAHFGEGAGPMWDRELQCVGNESLLSSCPTGSPREQPCTHANAAGVTCTRFRLVNGSTACEGRVEVHVQGTWGTLCASRWDLLDAHVLCRHLNCGFAESIPKGGRFGRGSGPVWRDSFHCDGTEAHLGECPVTALGASPCSHENDAAVICSGPARFASLRLVGGGSPCDGRVEIFQHGTWGRVLDEQWDVQEASVVCRQLQCGEAEAAYNPPKAQRGTGPVGLRGVRCAGHEANLTLCNTSLPESALEAGIAEDVGVVCWGSRQVRLVNGPGRCAGRVEIYYQGSWGSVCDDGWDLSDAAVVCRQLGCGGALEAVGSARFGEGSAQIWLESVNCSGAEAALWDCPAGSWGQHDCGHKEDAGVVCSEFMALRLENGTNCSGRLQVFYNGTWGSICSNSMTPETVSLACKELGCGDRGSLETQRPYGRLSGTAWLDRVECGERNSSFWQCPSAPWHPQSCDDLREETHITCKGRQPETPPAPMAACPSTPSCTDREKIRAVGGEKGCSGRVEVWHRGSWGTVCDDSWDMRDAEVACRQLGCGPAVSALAEAAFGEGSGPIWLEQVECRGTEPSLQDCWARPGDSGACRHKEDAAVNCSGLVLPFLCSCHADPTRGHLTGSGRVSLPVIMCIILGALVCLLLALLAGQVRSARAGRRGSERAQEPFPEAVYEEIGSSPAWQKQARFSGSGWCASLVEDTSTVLFPLAATQG; encoded by the exons atgggaatggagggactcctgtcccctcgggtgctgtggctgctcctctgggtgcagctctgcagag GGGCTGCGGAGGTGAAGCTGGAGGATGGCCGCGGACCCTGTACTGGGAGAGTGGAGGTGAAACACCAGGGCCAGTGGGGGACTGTGTGTGGCATCAGCTGGGACATGGACgatgctgcagtggtttgtaaGCAGCTGCGCTGTGGGTCTGCTGTTAAAGCTCATGCTGAAGCACACTTTGGGCCAGGATCTGGCGCCATTTGGATGGCTGTTGTTGAGTGTCATGGCAACGAGTCAGCCCTGTCTGATTGCACAGACACAGAATGGATTCGACAATACTGTGATCACAGTCGGGATGCTGGAGTGACGTGTTCAG GATTTGTCCGGCTGGTTGGAGGGGACAATCCCTGCTCAGGACGAGTGGAGATCCATGATAGGAACAagtggaaaactgtctgtgactCCGCCTTTGGTCCCAAAGCTGCCGACGTGGTCTGCAGAGAgttgcagtgtggcacagccctgtctgtccccggggcagctcactttggagaaggggctggtcccatgtgggacagagagctgcagtgtgtggggaatgaatcccttctcagctcctgccccacggggtcccccagggagcagccctgcacccacgcGAATGCTGCCGGTGTCACCTGCACAC GGTTCAGGCTGGTGAACGGCAGCACGGCGtgtgaggggagggtggaggtccatgtgcaggggacctggggcaccctctgtgcctcccgCTGGGACCTCTTGGACGCCCACGTTCTCTGCCGTCACCTCAACTGCGGGTTTGCTGAGTCCATTCCTAAAGGAGGGCGTTTTGGGAGAGGAAGCGGCCCTGTCTGGAGAGACTCCTTCCACTGTGACGGGACTGAAGCCCACCTGGGAGAGTGCCCAGTGACTGCCCTGGGGGCCTCGCCGTGCTCCCATGAGAACGACGCTGCTGTCATATGCTCAG gcccagctcgcttcgcatccctgcggctggtgggtggaggaagcccgTGCGACGGGCGAGTGGAGATCTTCCAGCACGGGACGTGGGGCAGAGTCCTGGATGAGCAGTGGGACGTGCAGGAGGCCAGCgtggtgtgccggcagctgcagtgcggagaggcagaggcagcctacAACCCCCCGAAGGCTCAGAGAGGGAcgggtcccgtggggctgcgcggggtaCGGTGTGCAGGGCACGAGGCCAACCTGACCCTCTGCAACACCTCCCTGCCTGAGAGTGCGCTGGAAGCAGGGATTGCCGAGGACGTGGGGGTCGTTTGCTGGG GGAGCCGTCAGGTGCGGCTGGTGAACGGGCCTGGGCGCTGCGCTGGGAGAGTGGAGATCTactaccagggcagctgggggagcgtCTGCGATGACGGCTGGGACCTGTCTGATGCTGCCGTCGTTTGCCGCCagctgggctgcggaggggcgctGGAGGCGGTTGGCTCCGCTCGCTTCGGGGAAGGCTCCGCTCAGATCTGGCTGGAGAGCGTGAACTGCTCCGGGGCCgaagctgctctctgggactgcccggcagggtcctgggggcagcacgaCTGCGGGCATAAAGAGGACGCAGGAGTCGTCTGCTCAG agttcaTGGCCCTGAGGCTGGAGAACGGCACCAACTGCTCCGGGCGCCTGCAGGTTTTCTACAATGGGACGTGGGGGAGCATTTGCTCCAACTCCATGACTCCTGAAACTGTGTCGCTGGcatgcaaggagctgggctgcggggacagagggtccCTGGAAACACAACGGCCCTACGGCAGGCTGTCTGGCACGGCCTGGCTGGACCGTGtggagtgtggggagagaaacagctccttctggcagtgtccctccgctccctggcaCCCGCAGTCATGCGACGACCTGCGAGAGGAGACCCACATCACCTGCAAGG ggaggcagccagaaacgcccccggccccaatggctgcgtgccccagcaccccgagctgcacag acagggagaagattcgtgccgtgggaggggagaaggggtgctCTGGCCGAGTGGAGGTGTGGCACCGTGGCTCCTGGGGGACGGTGTGTGACGACTCTTGGGACATGCGGGATGCCGAGgtggcatgcaggcagctgggctgtggccctgcggtgtctgccctggccgaggctgcatttggggaggggagcggccccatctggctggagcaggtggagtgccgggggacagagccatctctgcaggactgctgggcccggcctggggacagcggtgcctgCCGCCATAAGGAGGACGCGGCCGTGAACTGCTCAG gcctggtgctgccctttctgtgttcctgccatgcagatcccaCGCGGGGCCATCTGACTGGCAGTGGGAGAGTCTCATTGCCCGTCATCATGtgcatcatcctgggagcccttgtctgcctgctcctggccctcctggccgggcaagtgcgaagcgccagggctgggcgcagag gctctgagagagctcaggagccctTCCCTGAGGCCGTGTACGAGGAGATCggttccagcccagcatggcagaagcaggcaaggttcaGCGGCTCAGGTTGGTGTGCGTCCCTCGTTGAGGACACATCTACAGTgctctttcccctggctgccacgCAGGGttga